A single region of the Flavobacteriales bacterium genome encodes:
- a CDS encoding carboxymuconolactone decarboxylase family protein, producing MANIVEEFNENRSRLNNLILEADNKVIKRIFNLDTNAFMEGALDVPTKELIGLVASLVLWCDDCIKYHLGRCHAVGLTKEQTFEALAIGQLIGGTIVIPHLRRAAEYWDALESEGK from the coding sequence ATGGCTAACATCGTCGAAGAGTTTAACGAAAACCGCAGTCGCCTGAACAACCTTATTCTCGAGGCCGATAACAAGGTGATCAAGCGGATATTCAATCTCGATACCAACGCCTTTATGGAGGGGGCGCTCGACGTGCCCACTAAGGAACTTATCGGTCTGGTGGCCTCTCTCGTGCTGTGGTGCGATGACTGCATTAAATACCACCTCGGTCGCTGTCACGCAGTCGGCCTCACCAAGGAACAGACCTTCGAAGCCCTGGCCATTGGTCAACTCATCGGCGGAACCATCGTGATCCCACACCTGCGCAGAGCTGCCGAATACTGGGACGCACTCGAATCTGAAGGTAAATGA
- a CDS encoding alpha/beta hydrolase, translated as MRAIALIPVLSFFLGACGPNVSAIYTEEISFVSQGDTLFGVISKPKDDGPFPAVVMIHGSSPATRKNFQEYTRSFVHQGIAVLNYDKRGCGVSGGSMWKANFADLGADSAAALEHLAARPYTDTTRLGYWAIGQGTWVMHLANERARADFLVGISAPTITPRDQIRYHISSIIVENGGTEAFAEQFNTYLTGYIDYLRTREGYVDWMRKDSLLRADERMRWLGDFFAFSALVHRSPPEELPPFAECQVNPSARNLDFDPLPYYERLDEPVLLVYGRNDNSLPLRDCLERVLPTARRKGQIQFKAYFNADHGLREKFAGGDRHPEGYIAS; from the coding sequence ATGAGGGCCATCGCGCTCATTCCCGTCCTCTCTTTTTTTCTCGGGGCCTGCGGCCCGAATGTTTCCGCTATCTACACCGAGGAGATTTCCTTTGTTTCACAGGGCGACACCCTCTTCGGGGTCATTAGCAAACCGAAAGACGATGGACCTTTTCCGGCCGTAGTGATGATCCACGGTTCGTCGCCGGCGACCCGAAAGAACTTCCAGGAGTACACGCGTTCCTTCGTTCATCAAGGCATCGCCGTACTCAATTACGACAAGCGGGGATGTGGCGTCTCGGGCGGATCGATGTGGAAGGCCAACTTCGCCGACCTAGGTGCCGATTCGGCGGCGGCACTCGAGCATCTGGCCGCTAGGCCATATACCGATACAACCCGTTTGGGCTACTGGGCCATTGGTCAAGGCACTTGGGTGATGCACTTGGCAAACGAGCGCGCACGGGCCGATTTCTTGGTGGGCATTTCGGCACCGACCATTACTCCGCGCGATCAAATTAGGTATCACATATCATCCATCATCGTGGAGAATGGCGGTACGGAGGCCTTTGCGGAGCAGTTCAATACGTATTTGACGGGGTATATTGACTATTTGCGCACCCGAGAGGGTTATGTGGATTGGATGCGGAAAGATTCACTCTTGAGGGCCGATGAGCGCATGCGCTGGCTGGGTGATTTTTTCGCCTTTAGCGCTCTCGTTCACCGATCTCCGCCCGAGGAATTGCCACCGTTTGCGGAGTGTCAGGTAAATCCGAGTGCCCGGAACCTCGACTTTGATCCGCTGCCGTATTACGAGCGACTCGATGAGCCGGTACTGCTGGTTTATGGGCGCAACGATAATAGTCTGCCGCTGCGCGATTGCCTCGAGAGAGTGCTGCCGACTGCGCGGCGCAAAGGGCAGATACAGTTCAAAGCTTACTTCAACGCCGATCATGGACTGCGCGAGAAATTCGCCGGTGGTGATCGTCATCCGGAAGGATATATAGCTTCCTAA